The Verrucomicrobium spinosum DSM 4136 = JCM 18804 genome includes a region encoding these proteins:
- a CDS encoding SDR family oxidoreductase, with amino-acid sequence MHAPLFHLHQRDIWVFGGAGYLGRPVVTQLVEMGARVLCVDLEDRAAQAVTETGWTGQVTPASLNVNDVEESARFVESQLATRGTPHGLVVMTFQSSARRLDELSAAEFDAANHGNLTATFCLARPVGAAMARQGRGSMVLFSSMYGTVSPDPRMYKEPMTPNPIEYGVGKAGVQQMARYFGVHHGPHGVRCNSISPGPFPNPQVQVDHPDFVSRLSSKVPMGRVGHASEIAGAVVFLLSDAASFITGQNLAVDGGWTAW; translated from the coding sequence ATGCACGCCCCGTTGTTTCATCTTCATCAGCGGGACATCTGGGTGTTTGGCGGCGCAGGCTACCTGGGCAGACCCGTGGTGACGCAGCTCGTGGAGATGGGCGCACGCGTGTTGTGCGTGGATCTGGAAGACCGGGCCGCACAGGCAGTGACCGAGACGGGCTGGACCGGGCAGGTCACCCCGGCCTCGTTGAATGTGAACGATGTGGAGGAGTCCGCCCGGTTCGTGGAGTCACAACTGGCCACACGGGGCACGCCCCATGGCCTGGTGGTGATGACGTTCCAGTCCAGCGCTCGTCGGCTGGACGAGCTCAGCGCGGCGGAGTTCGATGCAGCCAACCACGGCAATCTCACCGCCACCTTCTGCCTGGCCCGGCCAGTCGGAGCCGCCATGGCCCGCCAGGGCCGCGGCAGCATGGTTCTCTTCTCCAGCATGTATGGCACGGTGTCGCCCGATCCAAGAATGTACAAGGAGCCGATGACGCCCAATCCGATCGAGTACGGCGTAGGCAAGGCCGGGGTGCAGCAGATGGCCCGCTACTTCGGCGTGCATCACGGCCCTCATGGCGTGCGCTGCAACTCCATCTCGCCAGGGCCTTTCCCAAATCCCCAGGTGCAGGTGGATCATCCGGACTTTGTCAGCCGGCTCTCATCCAAGGTCCCCATGGGCCGGGTGGGCCACGCCTCGGAAATCGCCGGTGCGGTGGTCTTTCTCCTCAGCGATGCCGCAAGTTTCATCACCGGCCAGAACCTCGCCGTGGACGGCGGCTGGACGGCCTGGTGA
- a CDS encoding substrate-binding domain-containing protein, translated as MSSPDPSSQLALPQRYSLTTQTVHSLKEGVRSGHWQAYLPGERDLCAQLQVSRPTLRAALEVLEADGWVTASARQRRLICAGVSAVTEVGPSRLIAAISSRPLLEMAPTSMCLVDDLRASLNSAGFGFELHISPASYTEHPDRSLDALVNRVPAAAWVIFGSKDPIQQWFVRRKLPCLVVGSSSPEIALPSIDSDFRATCRHAGGLLRRKGHRSIALVLPKGAFGGDADSETGFLEAMAAEAAAAPAVIRHDGTAPHLCKLIDRAMSGPHPPTAFIVARGLHVVTVMMHLMRKGKRIPEDVAVISRDDDAFLEHAVPPVARYATSLSQFTRRVSSAVRRLAEHGREPVRAIRLTPKFLPGGTV; from the coding sequence ATGTCGTCCCCTGATCCGTCATCGCAACTGGCGCTGCCCCAGCGGTACTCGCTTACAACCCAGACTGTGCACAGCCTGAAGGAGGGGGTGCGCTCAGGTCACTGGCAGGCGTATCTGCCGGGGGAGAGGGATCTCTGCGCCCAGCTTCAGGTGAGCCGCCCCACCCTGAGGGCGGCGCTGGAGGTGCTGGAGGCGGACGGCTGGGTCACGGCATCGGCCCGCCAGCGTCGCCTCATCTGTGCCGGAGTGTCGGCTGTGACGGAGGTGGGGCCGTCCCGTCTGATTGCCGCCATCTCCTCCCGTCCCTTGCTGGAGATGGCCCCCACCTCCATGTGCCTGGTGGACGACCTGCGCGCCAGCCTCAATAGCGCCGGGTTTGGTTTTGAGCTGCACATCAGTCCGGCCAGTTACACGGAGCATCCGGACCGGTCGCTGGATGCTCTCGTGAACCGCGTGCCCGCAGCGGCCTGGGTGATCTTTGGGTCCAAGGATCCCATCCAGCAGTGGTTTGTGCGCCGTAAGCTGCCTTGTCTGGTGGTGGGGTCCAGTTCGCCGGAGATCGCGCTGCCCTCGATTGACTCTGACTTCCGCGCCACCTGCCGCCATGCGGGCGGCTTGTTGAGGCGCAAGGGGCATCGGAGCATCGCGCTGGTCCTGCCTAAAGGAGCCTTCGGTGGCGATGCGGACAGCGAGACGGGTTTCCTGGAGGCCATGGCTGCGGAAGCTGCCGCCGCACCTGCCGTCATCCGGCACGACGGCACCGCGCCACATTTGTGCAAGCTCATCGACCGCGCCATGAGCGGCCCCCATCCTCCCACCGCCTTCATTGTGGCGAGGGGGCTGCATGTGGTCACCGTCATGATGCACCTCATGCGGAAGGGCAAACGGATCCCCGAGGACGTTGCCGTGATTTCCCGTGATGACGACGCTTTCCTCGAGCATGCCGTGCCTCCTGTCGCCCGCTATGCCACCAGCCTCAGCCAGTTCACCCGGCGGGTCTCCAGTGCGGTGCGCCGCCTGGCAGAACACGGTCGGGAGCCGGTGCGTGCCATCCGGCTCACCCCCAAATTTCTCCCCGGTGGCACCGTCTAG
- a CDS encoding flavin reductase family protein — protein sequence MNTHHAFDPKAPDLGFDPYDLLIHAVAPRPIAFVSTLSADGVPNLAPFSFFMGAGSNPVSVCFSPCTKEDGSFKDTLRNIHATGEYVIHTVSGAMTQGMVATSRPVPYGVSEWPDSGFTAVPSLKVKPPRVQEAPFAMECKLHTVVHHGSGPDAANYIIGEVVMFHVAQGLMTSDPSEIQPGAVDYVSRLGGASYGRVLPESLFVMRRPAP from the coding sequence ATGAACACTCATCACGCATTTGATCCCAAGGCTCCCGATCTGGGCTTTGATCCCTACGACCTGCTCATTCACGCCGTCGCACCGCGTCCCATCGCCTTTGTCTCCACGTTGTCTGCCGACGGAGTCCCCAATCTCGCCCCGTTCTCCTTTTTCATGGGGGCGGGCTCCAATCCGGTGAGCGTGTGTTTTTCCCCCTGCACCAAGGAGGACGGCTCCTTCAAGGACACCCTGCGCAACATCCACGCGACCGGCGAGTACGTCATCCATACCGTCTCTGGAGCGATGACGCAGGGAATGGTAGCCACCTCCCGCCCGGTGCCCTATGGGGTGAGCGAGTGGCCCGACAGCGGCTTCACGGCGGTGCCTTCGCTCAAGGTCAAGCCGCCCCGCGTGCAGGAGGCTCCCTTCGCCATGGAGTGCAAGCTGCACACCGTGGTCCACCACGGCAGCGGGCCGGATGCGGCGAACTACATCATCGGCGAGGTGGTGATGTTTCACGTCGCCCAGGGGCTGATGACGTCTGATCCTTCCGAGATCCAGCCGGGGGCAGTGGACTATGTCTCGCGTCTGGGTGGTGCGTCCTATGGGCGCGTTTTACCCGAATCGTTGTTTGTCATGCGTCGCCCCGCCCCTTAA